In a genomic window of Streptomyces sp. NBC_01142:
- the rpsQ gene encoding 30S ribosomal protein S17 — translation MSESNVTEKKTDRGFRKTREGLVVSDKMDKTVVVAVEDRVKHALYGKVIRRTNKLKAHDEQNAAGVGDRVLIMETRPLSASKRWRIVEILEKAK, via the coding sequence ATGAGCGAGAGCAACGTGACTGAGAAGAAGACCGACCGCGGATTCCGCAAGACCCGTGAGGGTCTGGTCGTCAGCGACAAGATGGACAAGACCGTCGTCGTCGCTGTCGAGGACCGCGTCAAGCACGCGCTGTACGGCAAGGTCATCCGCCGTACGAACAAGCTCAAGGCGCACGACGAGCAGAACGCTGCCGGCGTCGGCGACCGCGTCCTCATCATGGAGACGCGTCCGCTGTCGGCGAGCAAGCGCTGGCGCATCGTCGAGATCCTCGAGAAGGCCAAGTAA
- the rpsC gene encoding 30S ribosomal protein S3, whose protein sequence is MGQKVNPHGFRLGITTDFKSRWYADKLYKDYVKEDVAIRRMMTKGMERAGISKVEIERTRDRVRVDIHTARPGIVIGRRGAEADRIRGELEKLTGKQVQLNILEVKNPEVDAQLVAQAVAEQLSSRVSFRRAMRKSMQGTMKAGAKGIKIQCGGRLGGAEMSRSEFYREGRVPLHTLRANVDYGFFEAKTTFGRIGVKVWIYKGDVKNIAEVRAENAAARAGNRPARGGAGDRPAGGRGGRGGERGGRGGRKPQQSAPAAEASKAEAPAAAAAPAAESTGTEA, encoded by the coding sequence ATGGGCCAGAAGGTTAACCCGCATGGGTTCCGGCTCGGCATCACCACGGACTTCAAGTCCCGCTGGTACGCCGACAAGCTGTACAAGGACTACGTCAAGGAAGACGTTGCCATTCGTCGCATGATGACGAAGGGCATGGAGCGTGCCGGTATCTCGAAGGTTGAGATCGAGCGCACCCGCGACCGCGTCCGCGTTGACATCCACACCGCCCGCCCGGGCATCGTCATCGGCCGCCGTGGCGCCGAGGCCGACCGCATCCGTGGCGAGCTGGAGAAGCTGACCGGCAAGCAGGTCCAGCTGAACATCCTCGAGGTCAAGAACCCCGAGGTGGACGCTCAGCTGGTGGCCCAGGCCGTCGCCGAGCAGCTCTCCTCCCGCGTCTCCTTCCGTCGCGCCATGCGTAAGAGCATGCAGGGCACGATGAAGGCCGGCGCCAAGGGCATCAAGATCCAGTGCGGTGGCCGCCTCGGCGGCGCCGAGATGTCCCGCTCGGAGTTCTACCGCGAGGGCCGCGTGCCCCTGCACACGCTCCGTGCGAACGTCGACTACGGCTTCTTCGAGGCCAAGACGACCTTCGGCCGTATCGGTGTGAAGGTCTGGATCTACAAGGGCGACGTCAAGAACATCGCCGAGGTCCGCGCCGAGAACGCTGCGGCCCGTGCGGGTAACCGCCCGGCCCGTGGTGGCGCCGGCGACCGTCCGGCCGGTGGCCGTGGCGGTCGTGGTGGCGAGCGGGGCGGCCGCGGTGGTCGCAAGCCGCAGCAGTCTGCGCCGGCAGCCGAGGCCTCCAAGGCCGAGGCTCCCGCCGCTGCCGCTGCTCCGGCTGCTGAGAGCACCGGAACGGAGGCCTGA
- the rplF gene encoding 50S ribosomal protein L6 — protein sequence MSRIGKLPIQVPAGVDVTIDGRTVAVKGPKGALSHTVAAPIEIVKGEDGVLNVTRPNDERQNKALHGLSRTLVANMITGVTQGYVKALEISGVGYRVAAKGSNLEFQLGYSHSILVEAPEGISFKVESPTKFSVEGIDKQKVGEVAANIRKLRKPDPYKAKGVKYAGEVIRRKVGKAGK from the coding sequence ATGTCGCGAATCGGCAAGCTCCCCATCCAGGTTCCCGCCGGTGTGGACGTCACCATCGATGGCCGTACGGTCGCGGTGAAGGGCCCCAAGGGTGCCCTCTCCCACACCGTCGCCGCGCCGATCGAGATCGTTAAGGGTGAGGACGGCGTTCTGAACGTCACCCGCCCGAACGACGAGCGTCAGAACAAGGCTCTGCACGGCCTGTCCCGCACGCTGGTGGCGAACATGATCACCGGCGTGACCCAGGGTTACGTCAAGGCGCTCGAGATCAGCGGTGTCGGTTACCGCGTCGCCGCGAAGGGCTCCAACCTGGAGTTCCAGCTCGGTTACAGCCACTCGATCCTGGTGGAGGCGCCCGAGGGCATCTCCTTCAAGGTCGAGTCGCCGACCAAGTTCTCGGTCGAGGGCATCGACAAGCAGAAGGTCGGCGAGGTCGCCGCGAACATCCGCAAGCTGCGTAAGCCCGACCCGTACAAGGCCAAGGGCGTCAAGTACGCGGGCGAGGTCATCCGCCGCAAGGTCGGAAAGGCGGGTAAGTAA
- the rplB gene encoding 50S ribosomal protein L2: MGIRKYKPTTPGRRGSSVADFVEITRSTPEKSLVRPLHSKGGRNNTGRVTVRHQGGGHKRAYRVIDFRRHDKDGVPAKVAHIEYDPNRTARIALLHYADGEKRYIIAPKGLTQGDRVENGPAADIKPGNNLALRNIPVGTTIHAIELRPGGGAKFARSAGASVQLLAKEGTMAHLRMPSGEIRLVDARCRATIGEVGNAEQSNINWGKAGRLRWKGVRPTVRGVAMNPVDHPHGGGEGKTSGGRHPVSPWGQKEGRTRSPKKASSKYIVRRRKTNKKR, translated from the coding sequence ATGGGTATCCGCAAGTACAAGCCGACGACCCCGGGCCGTCGTGGCTCCAGCGTCGCCGACTTTGTCGAGATCACGCGGTCCACGCCGGAGAAGTCGCTGGTCCGCCCCCTGCACAGCAAGGGCGGCCGTAACAACACCGGTCGTGTGACCGTCCGTCACCAGGGCGGTGGCCACAAGCGCGCCTACCGCGTGATCGACTTCCGTCGTCACGACAAGGACGGCGTGCCGGCCAAGGTCGCTCACATCGAGTACGACCCGAACCGCACCGCGCGCATCGCGCTCCTGCACTACGCAGACGGCGAGAAGCGCTACATCATCGCGCCCAAGGGCCTGACGCAGGGCGACCGTGTCGAGAACGGCCCGGCCGCCGACATCAAGCCCGGCAACAACCTGGCGCTGCGCAACATCCCGGTCGGTACGACCATCCACGCCATCGAGCTGCGGCCCGGCGGCGGCGCGAAGTTCGCCCGTTCCGCGGGTGCCTCCGTGCAGCTGCTGGCGAAGGAGGGCACGATGGCCCACCTTCGTATGCCGTCCGGCGAGATCCGGCTGGTCGACGCCCGCTGCCGCGCCACCATCGGCGAGGTCGGCAACGCCGAGCAGTCGAACATCAACTGGGGCAAGGCCGGCCGTCTGCGCTGGAAGGGCGTTCGCCCGACCGTCCGCGGTGTCGCGATGAACCCGGTTGACCACCCGCACGGTGGTGGTGAGGGCAAGACCTCCGGTGGTCGCCACCCGGTCAGCCCGTGGGGTCAGAAGGAGGGTCGTACTCGCTCGCCGAAGAAGGCATCGAGCAAGTACATCGTCCGCCGCCGCAAGACGAACAAGAAGCGCTAG
- the rplW gene encoding 50S ribosomal protein L23, which translates to MSEATVTSKTFTDPRDVLVKPVVSEKSYALLDENKYTFIVAPGSNKTQIKQAVEAVFSVKVTGVNTINRQGKRKRTRTGFGKRADTKRAIVTLAEGDRIDIFGGPTS; encoded by the coding sequence ATGTCCGAGGCGACCGTAACCAGCAAGACCTTCACGGACCCGCGCGACGTTCTCGTCAAGCCCGTGGTCTCCGAGAAGAGCTACGCCCTGCTCGACGAGAACAAGTACACGTTCATCGTCGCGCCCGGCTCCAACAAGACCCAGATCAAGCAGGCCGTCGAGGCGGTCTTCTCGGTCAAGGTCACCGGGGTCAACACGATCAACCGTCAGGGCAAGCGCAAGCGCACCCGCACCGGTTTCGGCAAGCGCGCTGACACCAAGCGCGCCATCGTGACCCTTGCCGAGGGCGACCGTATCGACATCTTCGGCGGCCCGACCTCCTGA
- the rplX gene encoding 50S ribosomal protein L24, giving the protein MKIKKGDLVQVITGKDKGKQGKVIQAFPREDRVLVEGVNRVKKHTKAGQTARGSQTGGIVTTEAPVHVSNVQLVVEKDGNKVVTRVGYRFDDEGNKIRVAKRTGEDI; this is encoded by the coding sequence ATGAAGATCAAGAAGGGCGACCTGGTTCAGGTCATCACCGGCAAGGACAAGGGCAAGCAGGGCAAGGTCATTCAGGCCTTCCCCCGCGAGGACCGCGTCCTGGTCGAGGGTGTCAACCGGGTCAAGAAGCACACCAAGGCCGGACAGACCGCTCGTGGTTCGCAGACCGGCGGCATCGTGACCACCGAAGCCCCTGTCCACGTCAGCAACGTTCAGCTGGTTGTGGAGAAGGACGGCAACAAGGTCGTCACCCGCGTCGGCTACCGCTTTGACGACGAGGGCAACAAGATCCGCGTTGCCAAGCGGACCGGTGAGGACATCTGA
- the rpsS gene encoding 30S ribosomal protein S19, producing MPRSLKKGPFVDDHLIKKVDVQNEAGTKNVIKTWSRRSMIVPAMLGHTIAVHNGKIHVPVFVTESMVGHKLGEFSPTRTFRGHVKDDRKSKRR from the coding sequence ATGCCGCGCAGTCTCAAGAAGGGGCCCTTCGTCGACGACCACCTCATCAAGAAGGTGGACGTCCAGAACGAAGCAGGCACCAAGAACGTCATCAAGACCTGGTCCCGTCGCTCGATGATCGTCCCGGCCATGCTCGGCCACACGATCGCGGTGCACAACGGCAAGATCCACGTCCCGGTGTTCGTCACCGAGTCGATGGTCGGCCACAAGCTCGGCGAGTTCTCGCCGACTCGCACCTTCCGCGGCCACGTCAAGGACGACCGGAAGTCGAAGCGCCGCTAA
- the rplD gene encoding 50S ribosomal protein L4, with protein sequence MSTIDILSPSGDKSGTLELPAEIFDAKVSIPLIHQVVVAQLAAARQGTHKVKRRGEVRGGGKKPYRQKGTGRARQGSTRAPQFAGGGVVHGPTPRDYSQRTPKKMKAAALRGALTDRARNSRIHVVTGVVEGAVSTKTAKTLLGKISERKHVLLIVERADEAAWLSARNLPQVHLLEPGQLNTYDVLVSDDVVFTKAAFESFVSGAPTGRNDETEGSDA encoded by the coding sequence ATGAGCACCATTGACATTCTGTCGCCCTCCGGCGACAAGTCCGGGACCCTCGAGCTCCCGGCCGAGATCTTCGACGCCAAGGTCAGCATCCCGCTGATCCACCAGGTCGTCGTCGCGCAGCTGGCCGCCGCCCGTCAGGGCACGCACAAGGTCAAGCGCCGTGGCGAGGTCCGTGGTGGCGGCAAGAAGCCCTACCGCCAGAAGGGCACCGGCCGCGCCCGTCAGGGTTCGACCCGTGCGCCGCAGTTCGCCGGCGGTGGCGTCGTACACGGCCCCACGCCGCGTGACTACTCGCAGCGGACCCCGAAGAAGATGAAGGCCGCCGCCCTGCGCGGTGCCCTCACCGACCGGGCCCGTAACTCCCGTATCCACGTCGTCACCGGCGTGGTCGAGGGCGCGGTGTCCACGAAGACCGCGAAGACCCTGCTGGGCAAGATCAGTGAGCGCAAGCACGTGCTCCTGATTGTCGAGCGGGCCGACGAGGCCGCGTGGCTGTCCGCCCGCAACCTGCCCCAGGTGCACCTCCTGGAGCCGGGCCAGCTGAACACGTACGACGTGCTCGTCTCCGACGACGTGGTCTTCACCAAGGCCGCCTTCGAGTCCTTCGTGTCTGGCGCGCCTACTGGCCGGAACGATGAGACCGAAGGGAGCGACGCCTGA
- the rplN gene encoding 50S ribosomal protein L14, translating into MIQQESRLRVADNTGAKEVLCIRVLGGSGRRYAGIGDVIVATVKDAIPGGNVKKGDVVKAVIVRTVKERRRQDGSYIRFDENAAVILKNDGDPRGTRIFGPVGRELREKKFMKIISLAPEVL; encoded by the coding sequence GTGATCCAGCAGGAGTCGCGACTGCGTGTCGCCGACAACACTGGTGCCAAGGAAGTCCTTTGCATCCGTGTTCTCGGTGGCTCGGGTCGCCGCTACGCGGGCATCGGTGACGTCATTGTCGCCACCGTCAAGGACGCGATCCCCGGCGGCAACGTGAAGAAGGGTGACGTCGTCAAGGCGGTCATCGTTCGCACCGTCAAGGAGCGTCGTCGTCAGGACGGCTCGTACATCCGCTTCGACGAGAACGCCGCCGTCATTCTGAAGAACGACGGCGACCCTCGTGGCACCCGTATCTTCGGCCCGGTGGGCCGTGAGCTGCGCGAGAAGAAGTTCATGAAGATCATCTCGCTCGCGCCGGAGGTGCTGTAA
- the rpsH gene encoding 30S ribosomal protein S8 translates to MTMTDPIADMLTRLRNANSAYHDTVAMPHSKIKSHIAEILQQEGFITGWKVEDAEVGKSLVLELKFGPNRERSIAGIKRISKPGLRVYAKSTNLPRVLGGLGVAIISTSHGLLTGQQAGKKGVGGEVLAYVW, encoded by the coding sequence ATGACCATGACTGATCCGATCGCGGACATGCTGACTCGTCTGCGTAACGCGAACTCGGCGTACCACGACACCGTGGCTATGCCGCACAGCAAGATCAAGTCGCACATCGCGGAGATCCTCCAGCAGGAGGGCTTCATCACCGGCTGGAAGGTCGAGGACGCCGAGGTCGGCAAGAGCCTCGTTCTCGAGCTGAAGTTCGGCCCGAACCGTGAGCGCTCCATTGCGGGCATCAAGCGGATCTCGAAGCCGGGTCTGCGTGTGTACGCGAAGTCCACCAACCTGCCGAGGGTCCTTGGCGGCCTGGGCGTGGCGATCATCTCCACGTCCCACGGTCTTCTGACCGGCCAGCAGGCAGGCAAGAAGGGCGTAGGTGGGGAAGTCCTCGCCTACGTCTGGTAG
- the rplC gene encoding 50S ribosomal protein L3, with amino-acid sequence MAKQIKGVLGEKLGMTQVWDENNRVVPVTVVKAGPCVVTQVRKNDIDGYESVQIAFGEIDPRKVNKPLKGHFAKADVTPRRHLVELRTSDASEYTLGQEITAEVFESGVKVDVTGKSKGKGFAGVMKRHNFKGLGAGHGTQRKHRSPGSIGGCATPGRVFKGMRMAGRMGNERVTTQNLTIHAVDAEKGLLLIKGAVPGPNGGLVLVRTAAKGV; translated from the coding sequence ATGGCAAAGCAGATCAAGGGCGTCCTGGGCGAGAAGCTCGGCATGACCCAGGTCTGGGACGAGAACAACCGTGTCGTCCCGGTGACCGTCGTCAAGGCCGGGCCCTGCGTCGTTACCCAGGTCCGTAAGAACGACATCGACGGCTACGAGTCGGTCCAGATCGCCTTCGGCGAGATTGACCCGCGCAAGGTGAACAAGCCCCTCAAGGGTCACTTCGCCAAGGCCGACGTGACCCCGCGCCGCCACCTGGTGGAGCTCCGTACCTCCGACGCCAGCGAGTACACGCTCGGCCAGGAGATCACTGCCGAGGTGTTCGAGTCCGGCGTCAAGGTTGACGTCACGGGCAAGAGCAAGGGCAAGGGCTTCGCCGGTGTCATGAAGCGTCACAACTTCAAGGGCCTCGGCGCCGGTCACGGTACCCAGCGCAAGCACCGCTCGCCCGGTTCCATCGGTGGCTGCGCCACCCCTGGGCGTGTCTTCAAGGGCATGCGCATGGCGGGCCGCATGGGTAATGAGCGGGTCACCACCCAGAACCTGACCATCCACGCGGTTGACGCGGAGAAGGGCCTGCTGCTCATCAAGGGCGCGGTTCCTGGTCCGAACGGCGGCCTCGTCCTCGTCCGCACTGCGGCCAAGGGGGTCTGA
- the rplR gene encoding 50S ribosomal protein L18: protein MAYGVKIAKGDAYKRAAIKRRHIRVRKHVSGTPERPRLVVTRSNRNIVAQVIDDIAGHTLASASTLDASIRGGEGDKSAQAQQVGALVAERAKAAGVEAVVFDRGGNRYAGRIAALADAAREAGLKF, encoded by the coding sequence ATGGCATACGGTGTAAAGATCGCCAAGGGCGACGCGTACAAGCGCGCTGCCATCAAGCGCCGCCACATCCGCGTCCGCAAGCACGTCTCCGGCACGCCGGAGCGTCCGCGCCTGGTCGTGACGCGCTCCAACCGCAACATCGTTGCGCAGGTCATCGACGACATCGCGGGCCACACGCTCGCGTCGGCGTCGACCCTGGACGCTTCGATCCGCGGTGGCGAGGGCGACAAGAGCGCCCAGGCCCAGCAGGTCGGCGCGCTGGTGGCCGAGCGTGCGAAGGCTGCCGGCGTCGAGGCTGTCGTGTTCGACCGTGGTGGCAACAGGTACGCCGGGCGCATTGCCGCTCTGGCTGACGCCGCCCGCGAAGCCGGGCTGAAGTTCTAA
- the rpsJ gene encoding 30S ribosomal protein S10: MAGQKIRIRLKAYDHEVIDSSAKKIVETVTRTGASVAGPVPLPTEKNVYCVIKSPHKYKDSREHFEMRTHKRLIDILDPTPKTVDSLMRLDLPAGVDIEIKL, from the coding sequence ATGGCGGGACAGAAGATCCGCATCCGGCTCAAGGCCTACGACCACGAGGTCATCGACAGCTCGGCGAAGAAGATCGTCGAGACGGTGACCCGCACTGGTGCGTCGGTCGCAGGCCCGGTGCCGCTGCCCACTGAGAAGAACGTGTACTGCGTCATCAAGTCGCCGCACAAGTACAAGGACTCGCGCGAGCACTTCGAGATGCGCACGCACAAGCGCCTGATCGACATCCTCGACCCGACGCCCAAGACCGTTGACTCGCTGATGCGCCTGGACCTTCCGGCCGGCGTTGACATCGAGATCAAGCTCTGA
- the rpmC gene encoding 50S ribosomal protein L29: MSAGTKASELRELGNEELVGKLREAKEELFNLRFQAATGQLENHGRLKAVRKDIARIYTLMRERELGIETVESA, encoded by the coding sequence ATGTCGGCCGGTACCAAGGCGTCCGAGCTGCGTGAGCTGGGCAACGAGGAGCTTGTTGGCAAGCTTCGCGAGGCCAAGGAAGAGCTGTTCAATCTCCGCTTCCAGGCGGCGACTGGTCAGCTCGAGAACCACGGTCGGCTCAAGGCCGTCCGCAAGGACATCGCGCGGATCTACACCCTGATGCGTGAGCGCGAGCTGGGCATCGAGACGGTGGAGAGCGCCTGA
- the rplV gene encoding 50S ribosomal protein L22: MEARAQARYIRVTPMKARRVVDLIRGMDATEAQAVLRFAPQAASVPVGKVLDSAIANAAHNYDHTDASSLVISEAYVDEGPTLKRFRPRAQGRAYRIRKRTSHITVVVSSKEGTR, encoded by the coding sequence ATGGAAGCCAGGGCCCAGGCGCGGTACATCCGCGTCACGCCCATGAAGGCCCGCCGAGTGGTGGACCTCATCCGTGGCATGGATGCCACGGAGGCTCAGGCGGTCCTGCGTTTCGCCCCGCAGGCCGCGAGCGTGCCGGTTGGCAAGGTGCTTGACAGCGCCATTGCCAATGCTGCACACAACTACGACCACACCGACGCCTCTTCGCTGGTCATCAGCGAGGCGTACGTGGACGAGGGTCCGACCCTGAAGCGGTTCCGTCCGCGTGCTCAGGGCCGTGCCTACCGGATCCGTAAGCGGACCAGCCACATCACCGTGGTCGTCAGCAGCAAGGAAGGAACCCGGTAA
- the rplP gene encoding 50S ribosomal protein L16, translating to MLIPRRVKHRKQHHPKRSGMSKGGTQVAFGEYGIQALTPAYVTNRQIEAARIAMTRHIKRGGKVWINIYPDRPLTKKPAETRMGSGKGSPEWWIANVKPGRVMFELSYPNEKIAREALTRAAHKLPMKCRIVRREAGES from the coding sequence ATGCTGATCCCCCGTAGGGTCAAGCACCGCAAGCAGCACCACCCGAAGCGCAGCGGTATGTCCAAGGGTGGTACGCAGGTTGCGTTCGGCGAGTACGGCATTCAGGCCCTCACTCCGGCGTACGTGACCAACCGCCAGATCGAGGCGGCTCGTATCGCGATGACCCGCCACATCAAGCGTGGCGGCAAGGTCTGGATCAACATTTACCCGGACCGCCCGCTCACGAAGAAGCCTGCCGAGACCCGCATGGGTTCCGGTAAGGGTTCCCCCGAGTGGTGGATCGCGAACGTCAAGCCCGGTCGGGTGATGTTCGAGCTGTCCTACCCGAACGAGAAGATTGCGCGTGAGGCGCTTACCCGCGCTGCTCACAAGCTTCCGATGAAGTGCCGGATCGTTCGGCGCGAGGCAGGTGAGTCGTGA
- a CDS encoding type Z 30S ribosomal protein S14, with the protein MAKKALIAKAARKPKFGVRAYTRCQRCGRPHSVYRKFGLCRVCLREMAHRGELPGVTKSSW; encoded by the coding sequence GTGGCGAAGAAGGCTCTGATCGCTAAGGCCGCCCGCAAGCCGAAGTTCGGTGTGCGCGCGTACACCCGCTGCCAGCGCTGCGGCCGGCCCCACTCCGTCTACCGCAAGTTCGGCCTGTGCCGCGTGTGCCTTCGTGAGATGGCTCACCGTGGCGAGCTGCCGGGCGTGACCAAGAGCTCCTGGTAA
- the rplE gene encoding 50S ribosomal protein L5, whose translation MTATTNAPRLKLRYREEITGKLREEFSYENVMQIPGLVKIVVNMGVGDAARDSKLIDGAIRDLTTITGQKPAVTKARKSIAQFKLREGQPIGCHVTLRGDRMWEFLDRTLSLALPRIRDFRGLSPKQFDGRGNYTFGLTEQVMFHEIDQDKIDRVRGMDITVVTTATNDDEGRALLRHLGFPFKEN comes from the coding sequence ATGACTGCCACCACCAACGCGCCGCGTCTGAAGCTGCGCTACCGCGAGGAGATCACCGGCAAGCTGCGTGAGGAGTTCTCCTACGAGAACGTCATGCAGATCCCCGGTCTCGTCAAGATCGTGGTCAACATGGGTGTGGGCGACGCCGCCCGCGACTCCAAGCTGATCGACGGCGCGATTCGCGACCTCACCACGATCACCGGCCAGAAGCCGGCCGTCACCAAGGCCCGGAAGTCCATCGCGCAGTTCAAGCTGCGTGAGGGTCAGCCGATCGGCTGCCACGTCACCCTCCGTGGTGACCGCATGTGGGAGTTCCTGGACCGTACGCTGTCGCTCGCGCTGCCGCGTATCCGTGACTTCCGTGGTCTGTCGCCGAAGCAGTTCGACGGCCGTGGTAACTACACCTTCGGTCTCACGGAGCAGGTCATGTTCCACGAGATCGACCAGGACAAGATCGACCGGGTCCGGGGCATGGACATCACCGTGGTCACCACGGCGACCAACGACGACGAGGGTCGTGCCCTCCTTCGTCACCTCGGCTTCCCGTTCAAGGAGAACTGA
- a CDS encoding RNA ligase family protein: MRTHYPRTPHLPWSPGAASDDVRIADLSGFLGREVVVTEKLDGENTTLYADGLHARSLDSAHHPSRAWVKALQGRVGHGVPAGWRVCGENMYARHSIAYEALESWFYGFSVWDGDGRCLDWDRTVPCLRGLGIPAPPILWRGTFDERALRALKLDTARQEGYVVRTVDGFGQGEFGRRVAKWVRTGHVQTSTHWMHTTVVENGLGPAAALWAVRSGAVPDVAALSAAVGLRTADETANEPADEAVVAEASARLDVLGRSGDARLAGVLAALLHNSRRAWLAARLAAPLGMPLARQVADLVGLHGGLHRPYPDEERRTGLVRMSYAVDLGVLHAVAAAVAPDAGAREQVDWSALHAEDAGLLGEAPLESPLASLREAFAALEPAAADRCRAEAREAYARGRITTAEEAVAATWRWRSGEFPKLIHMVGPSGSGKSTFARALPGTDAYVSLDDLREARGSRADQRANRDVLRTGLDRLDSALAAGGTVVWDATSLNAHQRSLVHAVARRRDALITHAVVLVDEDELARRNAHRAQPVPPEVLTTQLHRFVPPYPGQAHRTWYVGAAGTVEEEA; encoded by the coding sequence ATGCGCACGCACTATCCGCGGACACCGCATCTGCCCTGGTCGCCGGGTGCGGCCTCGGACGACGTACGGATCGCGGATCTGTCCGGGTTCCTCGGCCGCGAAGTCGTCGTCACCGAGAAGCTCGACGGGGAGAACACGACGCTCTACGCCGACGGGCTGCACGCCCGCTCGCTGGACTCCGCGCACCATCCGTCACGGGCCTGGGTCAAAGCCCTGCAGGGGCGGGTCGGTCACGGCGTGCCCGCCGGCTGGCGGGTGTGCGGGGAGAACATGTACGCGCGGCACTCGATCGCGTACGAAGCGCTGGAGAGCTGGTTCTACGGCTTCTCGGTCTGGGACGGCGACGGCCGGTGCCTGGACTGGGACCGGACCGTTCCCTGTCTGCGGGGACTCGGGATTCCCGCGCCGCCCATCCTCTGGCGCGGCACCTTCGACGAGCGGGCCCTGCGCGCGCTGAAGCTCGACACCGCGCGGCAGGAGGGGTACGTCGTACGGACGGTCGACGGCTTCGGGCAGGGGGAGTTCGGGCGTCGGGTGGCCAAGTGGGTGCGGACCGGGCACGTACAGACCAGCACGCACTGGATGCACACCACCGTCGTGGAGAACGGTCTCGGCCCGGCCGCCGCGCTGTGGGCGGTGCGGTCGGGGGCGGTGCCGGATGTGGCGGCCCTGTCGGCCGCGGTGGGGCTGCGCACGGCCGACGAGACAGCGAACGAGCCGGCGGACGAGGCGGTCGTCGCCGAGGCGTCCGCACGGCTCGATGTACTGGGCCGCTCCGGGGACGCGCGACTCGCGGGCGTGCTGGCCGCGCTGCTGCACAACAGTCGGCGGGCGTGGCTGGCGGCACGGCTGGCGGCCCCGCTGGGCATGCCACTGGCGCGGCAGGTCGCCGACCTGGTGGGGCTGCACGGCGGGCTGCACCGGCCGTATCCCGACGAGGAGCGCCGGACCGGGCTGGTGCGGATGTCGTACGCCGTGGACCTGGGGGTGCTGCACGCCGTCGCCGCAGCGGTCGCTCCCGACGCCGGGGCGCGTGAGCAGGTGGACTGGTCGGCCCTGCACGCCGAGGACGCCGGACTGCTGGGCGAGGCACCGCTGGAATCACCACTGGCGTCGCTGCGGGAGGCGTTCGCCGCGCTGGAGCCCGCCGCGGCCGACCGGTGCCGGGCGGAGGCCCGCGAGGCGTACGCGCGCGGGCGGATCACGACCGCCGAGGAGGCTGTTGCCGCGACCTGGCGGTGGCGGTCCGGGGAGTTTCCGAAGCTGATCCACATGGTCGGTCCTTCGGGCAGCGGCAAGAGCACCTTCGCCCGGGCCCTGCCCGGGACCGATGCGTACGTGTCCCTCGACGATCTGCGCGAGGCACGCGGCTCACGTGCGGACCAGAGGGCCAACAGGGACGTACTGCGGACGGGACTGGACCGGCTGGACAGCGCGCTGGCCGCGGGTGGGACCGTGGTGTGGGACGCCACATCGCTCAATGCGCACCAGCGTTCCCTGGTGCACGCGGTCGCCCGCCGGCGCGACGCGCTGATCACCCACGCGGTGGTGCTGGTCGACGAGGACGAACTGGCCCGGCGCAACGCCCACCGGGCGCAGCCGGTGCCGCCGGAGGTGCTCACCACGCAGCTCCACCGGTTCGTCCCGCCGTATCCCGGCCAGGCGCACCGCACGTGGTACGTCGGCGCGGCCGGGACCGTCGAGGAGGAGGCGTAG